A window of the Nocardia sp. NBC_01329 genome harbors these coding sequences:
- a CDS encoding DUF6474 family protein — protein MGLFTKRKRRPSRRAEAKALKHKAAMEAKLGAKNDRKRQRAEARSQRKVAEAQIAALQAEEKAALKTAARAERDPFSPGQIKKYLGVARVLVPVLAPLAYRGATYVRGQLDARRAARLGVGVDQLGDYTGHGGRLQARIGNTEAALNKIAAGKADKDTQQFVADSRNRLEALTAAVRTADQMPAARRRSVYTSITTELSRIEADVLARLGVA, from the coding sequence ATGGGGTTGTTCACCAAGCGCAAACGGCGGCCGAGTCGGCGGGCCGAAGCCAAGGCTCTCAAACACAAGGCCGCCATGGAGGCCAAGCTCGGCGCGAAGAACGATCGGAAACGGCAACGCGCGGAAGCCCGTTCGCAGCGCAAGGTCGCCGAGGCGCAGATCGCCGCCCTGCAGGCCGAGGAGAAGGCCGCCCTCAAAACGGCCGCGCGGGCCGAACGGGATCCGTTCAGCCCCGGCCAGATCAAGAAGTACCTCGGGGTGGCGCGGGTGCTGGTTCCGGTGCTCGCCCCGCTGGCCTACCGCGGCGCGACCTACGTGCGCGGGCAGCTCGATGCCCGGCGGGCCGCGCGGCTCGGTGTCGGAGTGGATCAGCTCGGCGACTACACCGGGCACGGTGGCCGGTTGCAGGCCCGTATCGGCAATACCGAGGCCGCCCTGAACAAGATCGCGGCCGGGAAGGCCGACAAGGACACCCAGCAGTTCGTCGCCGATTCCCGGAACCGGCTCGAGGCCCTCACCGCGGCCGTACGCACCGCCGACCAGATGCCCGCGGCCCGGCGGCGGTCGGTGTACACGTCCATCACCACGGAACTGTCCCGGATCGAAGCGGACGTACTCGCCCGCCTCGGCGTCGCCTGA
- a CDS encoding YcnI family copper-binding membrane protein — protein sequence MSHGISPVLRQGLTATFAAGFVLAGAGTAAAHVSVSAPDAEPGHGAVATFSVPTESDTAATTSVRVTVPGFSTARTEPVPGWTAKIDRDDKDQVTAVTWTANPGSPGIRPGEFQRFTVSLGPFPESDSVAFPAEQTYSDGTVVRWNETGDHDSVEHPSPVVTLAGEEAGHGDHAVAAPAEDSSDTTARWLGGLGLALGALALGAGVGAVVRSRR from the coding sequence ATGTCCCACGGGATCTCCCCCGTCCTGCGCCAGGGTCTGACCGCGACCTTCGCCGCGGGTTTCGTACTCGCCGGAGCCGGTACCGCGGCCGCCCACGTAAGCGTTTCCGCACCGGACGCCGAACCCGGGCACGGCGCTGTAGCCACCTTCAGCGTGCCGACCGAATCGGATACCGCCGCCACCACCTCGGTACGGGTCACCGTGCCGGGATTCTCCACCGCCCGCACCGAGCCGGTCCCCGGCTGGACTGCGAAGATCGACCGCGACGACAAGGATCAGGTCACCGCTGTCACCTGGACCGCGAATCCGGGCAGCCCGGGTATCCGGCCGGGCGAGTTCCAGCGTTTCACGGTCTCGCTCGGGCCGTTCCCGGAATCCGATTCGGTCGCGTTCCCGGCCGAACAGACCTACAGCGACGGCACCGTCGTGCGCTGGAACGAGACCGGTGACCACGATTCGGTCGAACATCCCTCGCCGGTGGTCACGCTGGCCGGAGAGGAAGCCGGCCACGGAGATCATGCGGTCGCGGCGCCCGCCGAGGACAGCAGCGACACCACCGCCCGCTGGCTCGGTGGTCTCGGTCTGGCGCTC